One part of the Halobacteria archaeon AArc-dxtr1 genome encodes these proteins:
- a CDS encoding sulfite exporter TauE/SafE family protein, translating to MELFGLSLALLMLFVSFGFMVGVLFGFFGMGGSFLITPTLLLLDYPASVAIGSGLAFYFGTSVIAVLKHYDVGQVDYKLGAILFVVLSIGIELGSRLVFGLEALGVANLVTGVAYVVLLGGIGALFLRRAANLDADTEGDEEDVDDDEIPAVGQKIQSYTVPPMISLTSGGRASLWTISGAGGSVGLVSGLIGVGGGFIRMPAIYYLIGTPLTAAVGTSLFAGLFSGAFGTFTYGMSGSVDLTVVSLLLVGSALGARIGSAATTRVDEDDVIVYFGIMMVLASAGIALSELANWLGTGALDLVSVLLLVGSSFFVASMILYQVLKSAREPDSSVQPAADGSD from the coding sequence ATGGAGCTATTCGGACTCAGTCTGGCCCTGCTGATGCTGTTCGTGAGCTTCGGCTTTATGGTCGGAGTACTGTTCGGCTTCTTCGGAATGGGCGGTTCGTTCCTGATCACGCCGACGCTGTTGCTCCTCGACTACCCCGCCTCCGTCGCGATCGGCAGCGGGCTGGCGTTTTACTTTGGCACCTCAGTGATTGCCGTCCTCAAACACTACGACGTCGGCCAGGTCGACTACAAACTCGGTGCGATCCTGTTCGTCGTCCTCTCGATCGGGATCGAACTCGGGAGTCGACTCGTCTTCGGCCTCGAGGCGCTCGGCGTTGCGAACCTCGTCACGGGCGTCGCGTACGTCGTCCTGCTGGGGGGGATCGGGGCGCTGTTCCTGCGCCGAGCCGCAAATCTGGACGCCGACACCGAGGGCGACGAAGAGGACGTCGACGACGACGAGATTCCGGCGGTTGGCCAGAAAATCCAGTCGTACACCGTCCCACCGATGATCTCTCTGACCTCCGGCGGCCGAGCGTCGCTGTGGACGATCAGCGGTGCCGGCGGGAGCGTTGGTCTCGTCTCCGGTCTCATCGGTGTCGGTGGGGGCTTCATTCGCATGCCTGCGATCTACTACCTGATCGGCACACCGCTAACTGCCGCTGTTGGAACTAGCCTGTTCGCTGGGCTGTTCTCGGGTGCGTTCGGCACGTTCACCTACGGAATGTCTGGCAGCGTCGACCTCACGGTCGTCTCCTTGCTGCTGGTTGGCAGCGCTCTCGGCGCCCGGATCGGTTCGGCCGCGACGACGAGAGTCGACGAAGACGACGTCATCGTCTACTTCGGGATCATGATGGTGCTCGCCAGCGCCGGGATCGCGCTTTCGGAACTCGCAAACTGGCTGGGAACGGGCGCACTCGATCTGGTGAGCGTCCTCCTGCTCGTCGGCTCGTCGTTTTTCGTCGCGTCGATGATCCTCTACCAGGTCCTCAAGTCGGCCAGGGAGCCGGACTCGAGCGTACAGCCAGCTGCCGACGGAAGTGACTGA